The following coding sequences are from one Dehalococcoidia bacterium window:
- a CDS encoding alpha/beta fold hydrolase, translating to MPFYERGSTSIYYEEVGSGFPLMIISGGGLNSSIASLSSAVPFNPMETYKDDFHCIAADLRNADGGQSSGPLEIDRPWDAYSEDQLGLMDHLGIDKFLVMGFCIGGPMIHNLLRLAPDRVVAAALMQPSGFNPDAPNIFYENNTSRWAPPLRERRPEVTEGMVHDFLTSMYTSRADFVFTVSRDFVRALQTPLLIAPDNVPAHPYECAMEVADLAPNSEVTIFPWKNTQENIDNVVDHARRFLKAHQPVAAKA from the coding sequence ATGCCGTTCTATGAAAGAGGGTCAACCAGCATCTACTACGAAGAGGTCGGCTCCGGGTTTCCGCTGATGATCATTTCAGGCGGCGGGCTCAACTCCAGCATCGCATCACTGAGTTCGGCGGTGCCGTTCAATCCCATGGAGACCTACAAGGACGACTTCCACTGCATCGCTGCAGACCTGCGCAATGCTGACGGGGGACAGTCCAGCGGCCCGCTGGAGATCGACCGCCCCTGGGACGCCTACTCCGAGGACCAGTTAGGGCTGATGGACCATCTCGGCATCGACAAGTTCCTGGTCATGGGTTTCTGCATCGGCGGGCCGATGATCCACAACCTGCTCAGGCTTGCTCCTGACCGCGTCGTGGCAGCGGCGCTGATGCAGCCCAGCGGATTCAACCCTGACGCGCCGAACATCTTCTACGAGAACAACACATCGCGATGGGCACCGCCTCTTCGCGAAAGGCGGCCTGAAGTCACAGAGGGAATGGTCCACGACTTCCTGACCAGCATGTACACCAGCCGCGCCGACTTCGTCTTCACTGTTTCGCGCGACTTCGTGCGTGCGCTGCAGACACCGCTCCTGATTGCGCCTGACAACGTGCCTGCGCACCCGTATGAGTGCGCGATGGAGGTCGCCGACCTTGCGCCGAACTCCGAGGTCACTATTTTCCCCTGGAAGAACACGCAGGAGAACATCGACAACGTTGTAGACCACGCCCGGCGCTTCCTGAAGGCTCACCAGCCGGTAGCCGCGAAAGCCTAG
- a CDS encoding MMPL family transporter codes for MTGTDSDGTPVAIAGVSLINTGDSRVEDAERRIDELATASEGPLRASSVSFVVIEDEYKEFTETGMMPLIGLAFLLITALILLFMRTISDLLLTLAGLFISIIWIIGAEGWMGPGGLGITGPPNSLTSMVPIIIIGLTVDYAIQAVSHYREQRVAGLPVVAAVRVGLQNVTIPLVLAAMTTIASLLASLFSPIGMVGDFGIISGLGIGLSLIVMLTLLPAARTIIDRRRESRGTLPPARPISTALPGIEKTAEFLGRAVTRRPAPYIIVVTAVTVALGFAATGLKSEYSIRDLLPRGWECAGGPEHARYSRRRVYGNDQCPRHG; via the coding sequence ATGACCGGAACCGATTCGGACGGCACTCCTGTCGCCATCGCTGGTGTCAGCCTGATAAACACCGGCGACTCGAGAGTCGAAGATGCCGAGCGAAGGATCGACGAGCTCGCGACCGCCAGTGAAGGCCCACTCCGCGCAAGCAGCGTCTCTTTCGTGGTGATCGAGGACGAGTACAAGGAGTTCACCGAGACAGGCATGATGCCGCTAATTGGACTGGCGTTCCTGCTGATCACGGCGCTGATCCTGCTCTTCATGCGCACGATATCGGACCTGCTGCTGACGCTGGCCGGACTCTTCATTTCGATCATCTGGATCATCGGCGCCGAGGGCTGGATGGGACCAGGGGGGCTGGGGATCACCGGCCCTCCCAATTCGCTAACGTCGATGGTGCCGATCATCATCATCGGACTCACGGTTGACTACGCGATCCAGGCCGTGTCCCACTACCGCGAGCAGCGAGTTGCCGGCCTCCCTGTCGTCGCAGCAGTTCGGGTTGGACTGCAAAACGTCACAATACCGCTCGTCCTGGCCGCAATGACGACGATCGCGAGCCTGCTTGCAAGCCTCTTCTCACCGATTGGGATGGTGGGCGACTTCGGCATCATCTCCGGACTTGGCATAGGACTGAGCCTCATCGTGATGCTGACGCTGCTCCCAGCCGCCCGGACGATCATCGACCGGCGTCGGGAGTCTCGCGGCACTCTGCCGCCGGCACGCCCAATTTCGACCGCACTGCCCGGTATCGAGAAGACGGCGGAGTTTCTGGGGAGGGCCGTCACGCGAAGGCCCGCTCCCTACATAATCGTCGTGACCGCCGTGACGGTCGCGCTAGGTTTCGCGGCAACCGGCCTCAAGTCCGAGTACAGCATCCGCGACCTCCTGCCCCGGGGGTGGGAGTGTGCTGGAGGACCTGAACACGCTCGATACAGCCGTCGGCGGGTCTACGGAAATGACCAGTGTCCTCGTCACGGGTGA
- a CDS encoding hydroxyacid dehydrogenase, whose amino-acid sequence MTTSERKVLIVCDQRVRDMSFLASDLERLSELADWEWLHLEGGVQFGPNENPDAIRQLIERAADVDGLVVSHGSPLISAEVMDAAPDLKIIGELEGDRFAYRIDVEAAWERGIRTVDTTQGSSYPVSEWALALILISLRNAGASFRRILAGDAAQPARDEFGYINGELTGKRVGLIGCGHIGRRLVKYLRPFDVDIRVYDPYLPSEMPDAIGVVKTSLENVLSKSDVIVCLAPLTPATEGMIGQRELDMITSNSVFVNVSRGAIVDSNALIARLERGDIVAGLDVFDPEPIPADSEIIGLPNVFLSPHIAGVTQTSYQRFFTLMVDELERFFQGDEPLFELTPRSLANRRGSDTPQG is encoded by the coding sequence ATGACAACTTCCGAGCGCAAGGTACTGATCGTATGCGACCAGCGCGTGCGCGATATGAGCTTCCTGGCTTCGGACCTGGAACGGCTCTCCGAGTTGGCCGACTGGGAGTGGCTACACTTGGAGGGAGGCGTCCAGTTCGGGCCGAACGAGAACCCTGACGCGATCAGGCAACTCATCGAACGGGCCGCGGACGTCGATGGCCTGGTCGTTTCCCACGGCTCCCCGCTAATAAGCGCCGAAGTCATGGACGCCGCACCAGATCTCAAGATCATTGGTGAACTGGAGGGAGACAGGTTCGCCTACCGCATCGACGTGGAGGCGGCCTGGGAGCGCGGCATCCGAACGGTCGACACCACGCAGGGTTCGTCCTATCCGGTCTCCGAGTGGGCGCTTGCACTGATCCTGATATCTCTCCGCAATGCGGGAGCAAGTTTCAGGCGCATTCTGGCGGGAGACGCTGCCCAACCCGCTCGCGACGAATTTGGATACATCAACGGCGAGTTGACCGGCAAACGGGTCGGACTGATCGGATGCGGCCACATAGGACGCAGGCTGGTGAAGTACCTCAGACCGTTCGACGTGGACATTCGAGTCTACGATCCTTATCTGCCCAGCGAGATGCCGGACGCGATCGGCGTTGTGAAGACCTCGCTCGAAAACGTGCTCTCGAAGTCAGACGTCATCGTCTGCCTTGCTCCCCTCACACCTGCCACGGAGGGAATGATTGGCCAGCGCGAACTCGACATGATCACTTCCAACTCGGTCTTCGTGAACGTGTCGCGCGGCGCTATTGTCGACAGCAACGCCCTCATAGCTCGCCTCGAACGTGGAGACATCGTTGCTGGACTGGACGTGTTCGACCCAGAGCCGATTCCCGCGGACAGCGAGATCATCGGTCTCCCCAACGTCTTCCTGAGTCCTCACATTGCGGGCGTGACGCAGACAAGCTACCAGCGATTCTTCACCCTGATGGTCGACGAACTCGAGCGATTCTTCCAGGGAGACGAGCCCCTGTTCGAGCTGACCCCAAGGTCATTGGCGAACCGTAGAGGTTCGGATACACCTCAGGGCTGA
- a CDS encoding GMC family oxidoreductase N-terminal domain-containing protein — protein MKYDYIVIGAGSAGAILATRLSEDPNTSVLLLEAGPDYPDIDSLPEEVKYGYMSTKSVWDSDHNWQYMARGTEVADIEIPRGKVTGGSSAINGQIFLRGIPEDYDAWAEWGNDEWSFQKLVPYFNKVETDTTYQDDPGDFHGSSGPIICHRFPQEEWREGNRAWFEAWRDNGHPYCEDHNAPGTAGVGPTPLNNPNGIRWSTSIGYLGLSRHRLNLTIRANVMVKKILFDTTGERPRATGVEAVSDDETFVVEADEVILSAGAIGSPQILMLSGVGPSDHLSEHGIQTVVDSPGVGQNLADHPLISILWATKPEVELQRFVPNGQLVVRYTAEGSSLKTDMIVYLSAAGGRSRRMGGEHGDLVGLGAGLGLNLALSKGELRLRSNDYRDYPYLDYNLLDHEEDLRRYREGVRLIVSLEDHPSMSAMIDERVYPEDSDLESDEALNLWIKRNVGTGHHISCTAKMGPSSDPMAVVDQYGSVYGADGLRVVDASIMPECVRANINVTVLMIGERVADFIKQWK, from the coding sequence GTGAAGTACGACTACATCGTCATCGGAGCAGGTTCGGCGGGCGCGATCCTCGCCACGAGACTTTCTGAAGATCCCAACACCTCGGTGCTGCTCCTTGAAGCGGGCCCGGACTACCCGGACATCGATAGCCTACCTGAGGAGGTCAAGTACGGCTACATGTCGACCAAGAGCGTCTGGGACAGCGACCACAACTGGCAATACATGGCCAGGGGTACAGAAGTGGCCGACATCGAAATCCCTAGGGGCAAGGTGACCGGCGGGTCCAGCGCCATCAACGGGCAGATATTTCTCCGTGGCATCCCGGAGGACTACGACGCCTGGGCAGAGTGGGGGAACGACGAGTGGAGCTTCCAGAAGCTGGTGCCGTACTTCAACAAGGTGGAGACTGACACCACTTACCAGGACGACCCCGGGGACTTCCACGGCTCCAGCGGACCCATCATCTGCCACAGGTTCCCGCAGGAGGAGTGGCGCGAGGGGAACAGGGCATGGTTCGAGGCCTGGCGGGACAACGGGCACCCATACTGTGAAGACCACAACGCTCCCGGCACCGCCGGAGTGGGGCCAACGCCCCTCAACAACCCCAACGGCATCCGCTGGTCCACGTCAATAGGGTACCTGGGACTCTCACGTCACCGGCTCAACCTGACCATCAGGGCCAACGTGATGGTCAAGAAGATACTCTTCGACACCACAGGAGAACGCCCAAGGGCGACGGGCGTAGAGGCCGTTTCCGACGATGAGACTTTTGTCGTGGAGGCCGATGAGGTCATCCTCAGTGCGGGCGCCATCGGGTCTCCCCAGATACTGATGCTCTCCGGCGTCGGCCCGAGTGACCACCTGAGTGAGCACGGAATCCAGACCGTCGTCGACTCGCCGGGCGTCGGACAGAACCTGGCCGACCATCCGCTCATCAGTATATTGTGGGCGACGAAGCCGGAGGTGGAACTGCAACGCTTCGTGCCCAACGGCCAGTTGGTGGTCAGGTACACGGCCGAAGGCTCTTCACTGAAGACCGATATGATCGTCTATCTGTCCGCGGCTGGGGGCAGGAGCAGGCGCATGGGCGGCGAGCACGGCGACCTAGTAGGACTGGGCGCAGGACTTGGTCTGAACCTGGCCCTGTCCAAGGGTGAGCTACGGTTGCGCTCCAATGATTACAGGGACTATCCCTATCTCGACTACAACCTGCTGGACCACGAGGAGGACCTGCGCAGGTACCGGGAGGGCGTTCGCCTCATCGTCAGCCTGGAGGACCATCCCTCGATGTCTGCCATGATCGACGAGAGGGTGTACCCGGAGGACTCGGACCTGGAGTCGGACGAGGCGCTGAACCTGTGGATAAAGAGAAACGTGGGCACCGGGCATCACATCTCCTGTACCGCCAAGATGGGGCCAAGCTCAGACCCGATGGCCGTGGTGGACCAGTACGGCAGCGTCTATGGTGCGGATGGACTGCGGGTCGTGGACGCCTCTATCATGCCGGAGTGTGTGCGGGCCAACATCAACGTCACCGTCCTGATGATAGGCGAGCGCGTCGCAGACTTCATCAAGCAGTGGAAGTAA
- a CDS encoding hydantoinase/oxoprolinase family protein: MAFSFGVGQTMDGSCWWTLYVQHPGIVRLSSLTVYMPDATLGAILRGLGTRRLTAFLAPGQGRNHMSFRLGVDVGGTFTDLALYDTDTNRLEFAKTPSTPVNQALGVAAGIRELMDRHAVSHDRIDFFIHGTTVATNTLLERSGAKTALIVTAGFRDVLQIGRQDRPDLYDWRIRRSDPLVPRSLRFEAQERVIHTGEVLKHLEPEALDVIVKSIREAEVDAVAVCLLHSYASPVHEQAIGDAIRRELPDIPVSLSHEILPEFKEYERMSTTTINAYVAPVMERYLRRLEESIADVGINSDLYIMQSNGGTMGVETAIERPVHTILSGPAAGVIGAVAIAQQAGEANSISIDMGGTSFDVSLSFRGEVRRTQESELERLPVKVPMVDIHTLGAGGGSIAWIDPGGALRVGPQSAGAEPGPACYGNRGTEATVTDANLVLGRLGATSLLGGTMTLDEELARNVITERIAKPLGLTVEEAAEGIVQVVNASMVKGIRVVSVSKGYDPREFCLVAFGGAGPVHASELADEMDIPTVLVPVAPGVTSALGLLMADLRHDFAQTVLRPGDELSPTEITSWYEHLESQAMEQMAREDVAPGDVSLIRAADARYVGQGYELEVLAASGILEQGDVDEIVERFHDAHVRTYGYASRDNAVEVVNLRVTALASMPRPDLTSDSRSKAGDPSRARTGERKVYFRNEPKSTSIYDRSGLRPGDVIEGPAIVEQLDSTTVVWEGQVATVDNYLNLLIASRPK; this comes from the coding sequence ATGGCATTTTCCTTCGGAGTCGGTCAGACTATGGACGGCTCGTGTTGGTGGACATTATACGTTCAGCACCCGGGCATTGTCAGACTGTCTTCGTTGACGGTCTATATGCCCGATGCTACACTCGGCGCCATCTTACGTGGCTTGGGAACAAGGCGTCTCACCGCCTTTCTGGCTCCCGGTCAGGGACGTAATCACATGAGCTTTCGGTTGGGAGTCGATGTCGGGGGGACGTTCACCGACCTCGCCCTCTACGACACCGATACCAACCGTCTCGAATTCGCCAAGACCCCTTCCACGCCGGTCAACCAGGCCCTCGGAGTAGCGGCCGGAATCCGCGAACTGATGGACCGGCACGCCGTTTCCCATGACCGGATCGACTTCTTCATTCATGGCACAACGGTAGCGACGAACACGCTCCTGGAGCGCAGTGGCGCGAAGACAGCGCTGATCGTTACCGCGGGATTCCGGGATGTCCTGCAGATCGGTCGGCAGGACAGGCCCGACCTCTACGACTGGCGCATTCGCCGTTCCGACCCGCTGGTCCCACGCAGCCTGCGCTTTGAGGCACAGGAGAGAGTAATTCACACCGGAGAGGTACTGAAGCACCTGGAGCCAGAAGCGCTGGATGTCATAGTCAAGAGCATCAGGGAGGCTGAAGTCGACGCTGTTGCCGTGTGCCTCCTCCACTCCTACGCCAGCCCTGTCCACGAACAGGCCATTGGCGACGCCATACGCCGGGAACTGCCGGACATCCCCGTATCGCTCTCGCACGAGATACTGCCGGAGTTCAAAGAGTACGAGCGGATGAGTACGACGACGATTAACGCTTATGTCGCGCCGGTAATGGAGCGTTACCTGCGCCGGCTCGAAGAGAGTATCGCCGACGTGGGGATCAACTCGGACCTGTACATCATGCAGTCCAACGGCGGGACGATGGGTGTGGAGACGGCCATCGAGCGTCCCGTACATACGATCCTCTCGGGGCCGGCGGCAGGTGTCATCGGCGCCGTCGCCATCGCTCAGCAGGCGGGGGAAGCCAACAGCATCTCGATCGACATGGGAGGAACGAGCTTCGACGTGTCTCTCTCGTTCCGGGGCGAAGTCCGCCGGACCCAGGAAAGCGAACTGGAGCGTCTCCCGGTCAAGGTGCCGATGGTGGACATTCACACGCTCGGCGCGGGTGGAGGAAGCATCGCGTGGATAGATCCTGGCGGAGCGCTGAGGGTTGGTCCGCAGAGTGCAGGCGCTGAGCCCGGGCCTGCCTGCTACGGCAATAGGGGCACTGAGGCGACGGTAACGGACGCGAATCTTGTTCTCGGCAGGCTTGGGGCGACGAGTCTGCTCGGCGGCACGATGACCCTCGATGAGGAGTTGGCCCGAAATGTCATCACTGAGCGCATCGCCAAGCCTCTGGGTCTCACAGTGGAGGAGGCAGCCGAAGGCATCGTGCAGGTCGTCAACGCCAGCATGGTAAAGGGTATCAGGGTCGTTTCGGTCTCCAAGGGCTACGACCCGCGCGAGTTCTGCCTCGTGGCATTCGGTGGAGCGGGGCCGGTACATGCCTCGGAGCTTGCCGACGAGATGGACATTCCCACAGTGCTAGTTCCCGTCGCTCCGGGCGTCACCTCGGCGCTGGGTCTGCTGATGGCCGACCTGAGACACGATTTTGCGCAAACCGTGCTCAGGCCGGGTGATGAACTGTCGCCGACCGAGATCACGTCCTGGTACGAGCACCTGGAGTCGCAGGCGATGGAGCAAATGGCCCGCGAGGATGTCGCGCCAGGAGATGTGTCTCTCATTCGTGCGGCGGACGCTCGATACGTCGGACAGGGCTATGAGTTGGAGGTACTGGCTGCATCCGGCATACTAGAACAGGGCGACGTCGATGAGATCGTCGAGCGATTCCACGACGCACACGTACGCACGTACGGCTACGCCTCGCGGGATAACGCGGTCGAGGTCGTCAACCTCCGGGTCACGGCGCTGGCGTCCATGCCTCGGCCAGACCTCACCAGTGATTCACGGAGCAAAGCCGGAGACCCGTCTCGCGCCCGTACTGGAGAGCGGAAGGTGTACTTCCGCAATGAGCCGAAGTCGACGAGCATCTACGATAGGTCAGGCCTCCGTCCCGGCGACGTGATCGAGGGGCCTGCAATCGTAGAGCAACTTGACTCCACGACGGTCGTTTGGGAGGGTCAGGTGGCCACCGTAGACAACTACCTCAACCTACTCATTGCCAGTAGACCCAAGTAG
- a CDS encoding amidase, producing the protein MAARRPTVEEFSRIAEEYNLDPSLADIESYIELSQPILDSYARLDQLTAPSLPVKYPRSPGARPQPEDNPLGAWYWRCDITGPQGGTLSGKTVAIKDNVCVAGVPMMNGTSVLEGYVPDVDATIVTRILDAGGSIKGKAVCESLCFSGGSHTSDTGPVHNPHDHSRTAGGSSSGSAALVAAGEVDMAIGGDQGGSIRIPARWCGIYGLKPTYGLVPYTGVFPIELTLDHTGPMARTAADVALLLEAIAGPDGLDPRQKAGLPGQAYTQALTGDVTGLRLGIVQEGFGLDESEADVDEAVENAARSFESMGAQVETVSIPWHLDGIHLWRAIAVEGATMLMVAGNSMGTNWKGHYTTGLQDIYAHGWQSRADDLSETTKLVVLMGQYMQDRYHGRYYSKAQNLARMLTAAYDQALSEYDLLVMPTLPMKATVIPPADCSRQEYTDRALEMIPNTCPFDVTGHPAISVPCGVSDSLPIGMMLVGRMGDDATVLRAADAYGRNS; encoded by the coding sequence ATGGCGGCACGACGCCCTACTGTCGAAGAGTTTTCCCGAATAGCGGAGGAATACAACCTGGACCCGTCGCTCGCCGACATCGAGTCCTACATTGAGTTGAGCCAACCCATCCTCGACTCGTACGCCCGATTGGACCAGCTTACCGCGCCCAGCTTGCCGGTCAAATACCCGAGATCGCCAGGGGCACGACCCCAGCCGGAAGACAACCCATTGGGAGCCTGGTACTGGCGCTGCGACATAACAGGCCCTCAGGGAGGAACTCTCTCCGGCAAGACGGTGGCCATCAAGGACAACGTCTGCGTGGCAGGCGTTCCCATGATGAACGGCACCAGCGTTCTTGAAGGCTACGTCCCAGACGTAGACGCCACCATAGTCACCCGGATTCTCGATGCCGGCGGCTCCATCAAGGGCAAGGCGGTCTGCGAGAGCTTGTGCTTCTCCGGCGGCAGCCATACGTCTGACACCGGTCCGGTCCACAACCCTCACGACCACTCGCGCACTGCCGGAGGCTCCTCCAGCGGCAGCGCGGCATTGGTTGCAGCGGGAGAGGTGGACATGGCCATCGGTGGCGACCAGGGCGGGTCGATCAGGATACCGGCCAGATGGTGCGGCATCTACGGACTCAAACCAACCTACGGGCTGGTCCCCTACACCGGAGTCTTTCCAATTGAGCTAACCCTGGACCACACGGGGCCAATGGCACGGACTGCCGCCGACGTTGCACTGCTGCTGGAAGCAATCGCCGGACCCGATGGGCTGGACCCGAGGCAGAAGGCCGGACTTCCCGGACAAGCTTATACACAGGCGCTGACAGGGGACGTGACTGGTCTCCGATTGGGCATCGTGCAGGAAGGGTTTGGCTTGGATGAGTCTGAAGCGGACGTGGACGAGGCGGTGGAAAACGCGGCCCGCTCGTTCGAGAGCATGGGGGCGCAGGTGGAAACGGTCTCCATACCCTGGCACCTGGATGGGATTCACCTCTGGAGGGCCATCGCGGTGGAGGGAGCTACGATGCTGATGGTGGCCGGAAACAGCATGGGCACCAACTGGAAGGGCCACTACACCACCGGATTACAGGACATCTACGCTCACGGATGGCAGAGCAGGGCCGACGATCTGTCGGAGACCACCAAGCTGGTGGTCTTGATGGGACAGTACATGCAGGACAGGTATCATGGCCGCTACTACTCCAAGGCTCAGAACCTGGCCAGAATGTTGACCGCCGCCTATGACCAGGCGCTCAGCGAGTACGACCTGCTGGTGATGCCTACCCTGCCGATGAAGGCGACGGTTATCCCGCCCGCCGATTGCAGCAGGCAGGAGTACACTGACCGAGCTCTGGAAATGATTCCAAACACCTGCCCATTCGACGTAACCGGCCATCCGGCCATCTCGGTGCCGTGCGGAGTATCCGATAGCCTGCCCATAGGTATGATGCTGGTGGGACGTATGGGGGATGACGCAACCGTGCTGCGCGCCGCCGACGCCTACGGACGAAACAGCTAG
- a CDS encoding VOC family protein, producing the protein MPLQLDHTIVPAYDKVKSAEFIARIFGLKYEGTWGHFAPVKVNDTLTLDFDDSDDPRSNHYAFLASDEEFDAVLQRVKDEGIAFGSGPRSRTDGKINHENQGRGFYFDCENGHVWEVITHTYITD; encoded by the coding sequence ATGCCACTGCAGCTCGATCACACAATCGTACCCGCCTACGACAAGGTGAAGTCTGCGGAGTTCATCGCCCGCATCTTCGGACTGAAGTACGAGGGTACCTGGGGACACTTCGCGCCCGTCAAGGTCAACGATACATTGACGCTCGACTTCGATGACTCGGACGACCCACGCTCCAACCACTACGCCTTTCTGGCCTCGGACGAGGAGTTCGATGCGGTGCTGCAGCGCGTCAAGGACGAGGGGATCGCCTTCGGGAGTGGGCCACGTTCGCGGACGGACGGCAAGATCAACCACGAGAACCAGGGACGCGGGTTCTACTTCGACTGTGAGAATGGTCACGTGTGGGAGGTCATCACACACACCTACATCACTGACTAG
- a CDS encoding Gfo/Idh/MocA family oxidoreductase: MANKIRLGFVGANVNATWASQSHFPALLSSPDVEMTAVCTTRPESAEEARQAFGAKLAFHDFQEMAASPEVDAVAVVVRVPSHYGPTKAAIEAGKHVLTEWPLGQNTAEAVELANLAREKGVQTAVGLQSRVSPALLFVKDLLETGYVGEVISCHVTTMRAGALERPSSDTWQRDVTQGANTLTIANGHVIDALRFVAGDFARVACMVSTQAGQWYETDTQQFVDVTSPDNVRVSGQLESGAAVSVHVGAIPWAGTGFRMEIYGREGTLITTGSVSSQRGEMLRVQGARGSNELQDLEIPDRFVYVPSDFPQGDPFNVGQLYTLFAEAIRTGHNRAPTFDTAVDLHRFIDTLKQASDTGRELPVN, encoded by the coding sequence ATGGCAAACAAGATCCGCCTGGGGTTCGTGGGTGCGAACGTAAACGCGACCTGGGCATCTCAATCGCATTTCCCTGCGCTGCTGTCCAGTCCGGATGTTGAGATGACCGCAGTCTGCACTACCCGCCCCGAGAGCGCAGAAGAAGCTCGTCAGGCCTTCGGAGCGAAGCTCGCCTTCCACGACTTCCAAGAGATGGCAGCATCGCCTGAAGTCGACGCTGTGGCTGTGGTCGTTCGCGTGCCATCGCACTACGGACCAACGAAGGCCGCCATAGAAGCCGGCAAGCACGTCCTCACCGAGTGGCCTCTGGGACAGAACACCGCCGAAGCCGTGGAACTTGCGAACCTGGCCAGAGAAAAGGGTGTGCAGACCGCAGTGGGCCTGCAGTCTCGAGTCAGTCCCGCTCTGCTGTTTGTCAAAGATCTACTTGAAACCGGATATGTGGGAGAGGTGATCTCCTGTCACGTGACCACCATGCGCGCTGGCGCACTGGAACGCCCTTCCAGCGACACATGGCAGCGAGATGTAACCCAGGGCGCGAACACCCTGACAATCGCAAATGGACACGTCATCGACGCCCTGCGCTTCGTAGCCGGCGACTTCGCCCGTGTGGCGTGCATGGTCAGCACTCAGGCCGGGCAATGGTACGAGACCGACACACAGCAGTTCGTGGATGTCACGTCGCCGGACAACGTGCGAGTCAGCGGACAGTTGGAGAGCGGCGCGGCAGTGTCGGTCCACGTCGGAGCTATCCCCTGGGCCGGCACCGGCTTTCGGATGGAGATCTACGGACGCGAAGGCACCCTGATCACCACTGGGAGCGTCTCATCGCAGCGTGGCGAGATGCTACGTGTACAGGGCGCACGGGGAAGCAATGAACTGCAGGACCTGGAGATACCTGACCGTTTCGTCTATGTGCCGTCCGACTTCCCTCAAGGCGACCCCTTCAACGTCGGACAGCTATACACCCTGTTCGCAGAGGCGATACGGACCGGACACAACCGTGCGCCGACGTTCGACACAGCAGTTGATCTGCATCGCTTCATAGACACCCTCAAGCAGGCGTCAGACACCGGCCGGGAGTTGCCGGTTAACTGA